One window of the Verrucomicrobiota bacterium genome contains the following:
- the rfbD gene encoding dTDP-4-dehydrorhamnose reductase — MKVLILGSNGRLGSALARRWKALPDVNVVALTRADIDLTDPIKAEASLATHEFGSGDVVVNCAAATDVDGCERDREAAARINAESPGRIARLCAARGARLIHIGTDYVFDGSLDRPYTEEDDPKPLSHYGLTKLEGDREVLTASPLHCVVRVSWVFGPDKPSFVDAIVKRALTSPEAAAVHDKTSTPSYTEDMAVWLAAFLKLTVPGGVYHLCNSGTCSWRDYGEYALECAKKNGIPVLTTTVAPLKLSDMKAFIAVRPPRTALDTSKFTRVTGVTPRPWQEAVAEYFSTWRP; from the coding sequence ATGAAGGTTCTTATCCTTGGTTCCAACGGCCGGCTTGGCTCAGCTCTTGCTCGCCGGTGGAAAGCACTTCCCGATGTCAATGTGGTGGCCTTGACCCGAGCGGATATCGATCTTACTGATCCCATTAAGGCGGAGGCGAGCCTGGCTACCCACGAGTTTGGGTCTGGCGATGTAGTCGTGAACTGCGCCGCCGCCACTGATGTCGACGGTTGTGAGAGGGATCGGGAAGCTGCAGCCCGGATCAATGCCGAGTCACCTGGACGCATTGCCCGTCTCTGTGCGGCACGAGGTGCCCGACTAATTCACATCGGAACGGACTATGTCTTCGATGGATCTCTCGACCGTCCTTACACCGAAGAGGATGATCCGAAACCTCTCAGTCACTACGGCCTTACCAAACTGGAAGGAGATCGCGAGGTGTTAACGGCATCGCCCTTACACTGCGTCGTGCGTGTCTCCTGGGTCTTCGGTCCCGACAAGCCCAGCTTTGTCGATGCCATCGTGAAGCGCGCGCTCACCTCTCCGGAAGCGGCCGCCGTCCATGACAAAACTTCCACTCCCAGTTACACCGAGGACATGGCGGTCTGGCTTGCCGCATTTCTGAAACTCACTGTGCCGGGGGGCGTCTATCATCTCTGCAACAGCGGCACCTGCTCCTGGCGAGACTACGGGGAGTATGCCCTCGAGTGCGCCAAGAAAAACGGCATCCCCGTGCTAACCACGACCGTGGCTCCACTGAAGCTCTCTGACATGAAGGCCTTCATCGCTGTACGCCCCCCCCGCACAGCGCTCGATACTTCGAAATTCACGCGTGTCACCGGTGTCACTCCTCGACCTTGGCAAGAAGCGGTGGCTGAGTATTTTTCCACCTGGAGGCCCTGA
- a CDS encoding thioredoxin family protein: MHFIRIPIALLSFLCFTTLSAKADGWLTDYDAALASAAKQNKKVLLDFTGSDWCPGCIRLKKQVFDMPQFKDFADKNLVLVEIDKPYQKTLPAKLAKQNEELADQYQIDKLPTIILLSPQGKILKQQSIFMDGPQGFIDWVNSGK; this comes from the coding sequence ATGCATTTTATTCGCATTCCCATCGCCCTGCTATCATTCCTTTGTTTCACGACACTATCTGCAAAGGCAGATGGATGGCTGACCGACTATGATGCCGCTCTTGCCTCCGCCGCAAAGCAGAACAAGAAAGTCCTTCTCGACTTCACTGGAAGTGACTGGTGCCCTGGGTGCATACGCTTGAAGAAACAGGTCTTCGACATGCCGCAATTCAAAGATTTTGCAGATAAAAATCTGGTATTGGTTGAAATCGATAAACCTTATCAAAAAACTCTGCCGGCCAAGTTAGCAAAACAGAACGAAGAACTAGCTGATCAATATCAAATTGATAAGTTGCCCACGATTATTCTGCTTTCTCCACAAGGAAAAATTCTAAAACAGCAAAGTATTTTCATGGATGGCCCGCAGGGCTTCATCGACTGGGTGAATTCGGGCAAGTAG
- a CDS encoding CsgG/HfaB family protein — protein MKINAHLILLGLLALLISSLRAEVTNAPAPLTVAVLNFESSDEKLQGRGVEAATLLGAQLSTTGNVWTIERAEIDKILSEQTMGLSGLNDPASAAKTGKLLGAKALVTGRIIPSGDSVIIVAKIISTDTSRVFGETVTVSREGSWEKSTGELAAKVGKLMNDRRDAFCPVFISPAERLAQLRKVVGGKKLPSVQVSISEVDLRHAAIDPAVQTEFRKVLQELGFEVIDPSYSQKIPEVVISGEAFSETGARRGQLISARARAEIKAVKKSDGKLLDSDSENAVAVDIAEATAGKIALQDAAWILLERLVPKIVNP, from the coding sequence ATGAAAATAAACGCACACCTGATCCTCCTCGGGCTTCTTGCCCTCCTCATCTCCTCCCTACGGGCTGAAGTCACCAATGCACCCGCACCTCTCACCGTTGCCGTTCTCAACTTTGAAAGTTCCGATGAGAAACTCCAGGGTCGAGGCGTTGAGGCGGCGACTCTTCTCGGCGCTCAACTATCCACCACCGGGAATGTCTGGACCATCGAAAGGGCTGAGATTGACAAGATACTCAGTGAGCAAACGATGGGCCTTTCAGGATTGAACGATCCCGCTTCCGCGGCCAAAACGGGCAAATTACTTGGCGCTAAGGCATTGGTTACCGGCAGGATTATCCCTAGCGGTGACTCAGTCATCATTGTGGCCAAGATCATCAGTACAGACACATCACGAGTCTTCGGAGAGACAGTTACCGTTTCCAGAGAAGGGTCTTGGGAGAAATCGACCGGAGAGTTGGCGGCTAAAGTCGGCAAGCTGATGAATGATCGTCGCGATGCTTTTTGCCCTGTTTTCATAAGTCCTGCTGAGCGACTTGCTCAGCTCAGAAAGGTTGTCGGAGGAAAGAAACTCCCTTCGGTTCAGGTCAGCATTTCTGAAGTCGATCTGCGACATGCTGCCATCGACCCTGCCGTGCAGACCGAGTTTAGGAAAGTTCTCCAGGAACTGGGCTTTGAAGTCATCGACCCTTCTTACTCTCAAAAGATCCCAGAAGTTGTCATTTCGGGCGAAGCGTTCAGCGAGACTGGGGCTCGCCGCGGACAACTCATCTCCGCGAGGGCGCGTGCAGAAATCAAGGCCGTGAAAAAATCTGATGGAAAGCTTCTCGATTCTGATAGCGAGAATGCCGTAGCGGTCGACATCGCCGAGGCCACAGCCGGGAAAATCGCCCTTCAGGATGCAGCCTGGATACTTTTAGAGCGGTTGGTGCCAAAAATCGTCAATCCGTAA
- a CDS encoding LLM class flavin-dependent oxidoreductase — MQLGLDSFVATLADPVTGAMVDPVIRLKNLLEEVEAADRVGLDVFGIGEHHRAEFLDSAPVVLLAAAAARTQRIRLVSAVTVLSAADPVRVFQEFATLDLISGGRAEIVAGRGSFTEAYPLFGLDLGDYDSLFDEKLRLLLEIRANERVTWSGKHRPPLRDQEIHPRPLQNPLPIWVGVGGSPESVIRAGSLGLPLMIAIIGGQPDRFRPLVDLYREAGTMSGHAPEKLKVGIHALGSFAGTKQEARDDYFPGYERMFGQIGKERGWPAVQRSHFDALCDGEGALIIGDAREGVEKILHYNKVLGGIDRITIQMSPGTLPHEKALNAIEILGTEVAPAVRERLGKLAT, encoded by the coding sequence ATGCAGCTCGGACTTGATAGCTTTGTCGCCACATTAGCCGATCCCGTGACGGGAGCGATGGTCGATCCGGTCATTCGACTCAAAAATCTGCTAGAGGAAGTGGAGGCGGCCGATCGGGTTGGACTTGATGTCTTCGGGATAGGGGAACATCACCGCGCGGAGTTCCTTGATTCTGCGCCGGTTGTTCTTCTGGCTGCGGCGGCGGCTAGGACCCAAAGGATACGGCTGGTAAGCGCCGTGACTGTGCTGAGTGCCGCTGACCCGGTGCGGGTCTTTCAGGAGTTTGCCACCCTTGACCTGATCTCGGGAGGTCGGGCGGAGATTGTTGCCGGACGTGGCTCTTTCACCGAGGCCTATCCGCTCTTCGGGCTCGACCTCGGAGATTACGATTCCCTCTTCGACGAGAAGCTCCGCCTGCTACTAGAGATCCGTGCGAACGAACGCGTCACCTGGTCAGGAAAGCACAGGCCGCCGCTCCGGGATCAGGAAATCCACCCCCGTCCTCTTCAGAATCCACTTCCCATCTGGGTGGGTGTGGGAGGTTCTCCTGAGTCAGTAATCCGCGCCGGATCCCTCGGTCTACCGCTGATGATCGCAATCATCGGGGGTCAGCCGGATCGTTTTCGTCCGTTGGTCGATCTCTACCGTGAGGCTGGTACCATGTCTGGCCATGCACCCGAGAAGCTCAAGGTCGGCATCCACGCCCTTGGTTCCTTCGCGGGGACGAAGCAGGAGGCCCGTGATGACTACTTCCCCGGTTACGAGCGGATGTTCGGTCAGATCGGAAAGGAACGGGGCTGGCCCGCGGTCCAACGTTCCCATTTCGATGCTCTCTGTGATGGGGAAGGGGCGCTCATCATCGGTGATGCTCGAGAGGGAGTAGAGAAGATCCTCCATTACAACAAGGTGCTCGGCGGCATCGACCGAATCACAATTCAGATGAGCCCGGGCACACTCCCCCATGAGAAAGCGTTAAACGCCATTGAGATACTAGGCACAGAAGTCGCACCTGCTGTTAGAGAGAGGCTTGGGAAGCTAGCAACTTAG
- a CDS encoding YkgJ family cysteine cluster protein, whose translation MPPTYLCQRCTACCRWPGFVRVTEQEINAIANHLGIEEDIFVQQYTRLRPNRGGLALIDQQDGACFFLKGNECSIQSVKPQQCKDFPNAWNFPGWRDICEAIEVPSRGDS comes from the coding sequence ATGCCTCCCACCTACCTCTGCCAACGCTGTACAGCCTGCTGCCGCTGGCCGGGATTTGTCCGGGTGACCGAGCAGGAGATCAATGCGATAGCGAACCATCTGGGTATTGAGGAAGACATCTTCGTCCAGCAGTATACCCGACTCCGCCCTAACAGGGGCGGATTGGCACTGATCGATCAGCAAGATGGCGCCTGCTTTTTCCTGAAAGGAAATGAATGTTCGATCCAGTCCGTGAAGCCTCAGCAATGCAAGGATTTCCCCAATGCATGGAACTTTCCCGGGTGGCGCGACATCTGCGAGGCGATCGAGGTTCCCTCCAGAGGAGACTCCTGA
- a CDS encoding DUF2059 domain-containing protein produces MNRTPLLFVSTFLLAIITIDTSIYAQDAAATPPPGTNATILADELVNLLHLEKTANSMRANLESATAALSGNAMKGVSPDARVQAEKQSSRTLDIIFSAMSWDKMKPVYVSVYAETFTPEELRAMIAFYKTDVGQKWLEKQPQVQTAIMQKSMVFMGGIQSKIMESIKNVVPDPGTPPTPSASSTPSATKLP; encoded by the coding sequence ATGAATCGCACGCCCCTCCTTTTCGTCTCCACCTTCCTTCTTGCCATCATCACAATCGACACTTCGATCTACGCCCAAGATGCCGCCGCGACTCCCCCACCGGGCACCAATGCCACGATTCTTGCCGACGAACTTGTCAACCTCCTCCACTTGGAAAAAACCGCCAATTCCATGAGGGCAAATCTCGAGAGCGCGACCGCTGCTCTCAGTGGGAATGCCATGAAAGGCGTATCGCCCGATGCCAGGGTACAGGCCGAAAAACAATCAAGTCGGACACTCGACATCATCTTTTCCGCCATGAGTTGGGACAAAATGAAGCCCGTCTATGTCTCTGTCTATGCGGAGACTTTCACTCCGGAGGAGCTTCGGGCAATGATCGCCTTCTACAAGACGGATGTTGGGCAAAAGTGGCTCGAGAAGCAGCCGCAAGTTCAGACCGCCATCATGCAGAAGTCCATGGTCTTTATGGGGGGAATCCAGAGTAAGATTATGGAATCAATTAAGAACGTAGTGCCTGACCCGGGCACCCCTCCTACGCCCTCCGCCTCATCAACTCCTTCTGCAACCAAGTTGCCATAG
- the ptsP gene encoding phosphoenolpyruvate--protein phosphotransferase, with protein MGIRSSKQNPLQEGIHPSGEERVFQGTAVAPGIAEGKVLIHFQEEESIPFRDLKDHELDAEVARFEGALLATRKEILELQERLSQSAGASDAGIFDAHLMVLEDPTLIDEVIKGVWKEKHNAEFVFQGVIHKFIKTLSAIDDPYLRERAIDLEDVARRVIRHLLGKSGQRLAGHDRNHIIVADELTPSDTATLNRDNVAGFITEKGSKTSHVAIMARSLGIPAIVGLEGICTELENGSLILIDGYSGKIFLNPSHSTHLTYQAIAEEKELVEEGLEVLRESDSTTLDGHHIVLAANIELPEELDEVAACGADGIGLYRTEFLYFNRVTPPDEEEQYAVYRSVAEKINPQPVIIRTLDIGGDKPTDCLDLALEQNPFLGCRAIRFCLNNPEIFKTQLRAILRAGIHGNLKMMFPMISGIEELFHAKALLAEAAQELSEQGVPHKKDIELGIMIEVPSAALMADVLAREVKFFSIGTNDLLQYLMAVDRGNERIAHLHDPSNPAVVRILKTIVDGAHAAGIWVGVCGELAGDIEFTPLLIGLGIDELSASAVLVPRVKKAIRSLDVTACREIVERALSGERAAEIYARTTGLARMRYPDLF; from the coding sequence GTGGGCATCCGATCTTCCAAACAAAATCCGCTTCAGGAAGGCATCCATCCCTCCGGAGAGGAACGTGTCTTTCAGGGTACGGCCGTTGCTCCTGGGATTGCCGAAGGTAAGGTTCTCATCCATTTCCAGGAGGAGGAATCTATTCCTTTCCGCGACCTTAAGGATCATGAATTGGATGCGGAAGTCGCTCGCTTTGAGGGAGCTTTGCTTGCAACGCGAAAGGAGATTCTTGAGCTCCAGGAACGACTTTCCCAATCGGCAGGAGCAAGCGACGCAGGGATCTTCGACGCCCATTTGATGGTTTTGGAAGACCCAACGCTGATCGATGAAGTGATCAAGGGGGTATGGAAGGAAAAGCATAATGCCGAATTTGTTTTCCAGGGCGTCATCCATAAATTCATCAAGACGCTTTCAGCGATCGACGATCCCTATCTCAGGGAGAGGGCCATTGATCTGGAGGATGTCGCTCGGAGGGTGATTCGTCACCTCTTGGGAAAATCGGGACAAAGACTGGCAGGACATGACCGCAATCACATCATCGTCGCCGATGAGCTCACCCCCTCGGATACAGCCACGCTGAATCGGGACAATGTCGCGGGTTTCATCACGGAAAAGGGGAGCAAGACATCCCATGTGGCGATCATGGCACGATCGTTGGGCATCCCCGCCATCGTGGGACTTGAAGGGATCTGCACCGAACTGGAAAACGGAAGCCTTATTCTGATCGACGGCTACAGCGGCAAGATCTTCCTCAACCCCTCTCACTCAACCCATCTCACCTACCAGGCGATCGCTGAGGAAAAGGAGCTTGTCGAGGAGGGGCTGGAGGTTCTCAGGGAGAGTGATTCGACCACACTCGATGGTCATCATATCGTGCTTGCTGCGAATATCGAGCTTCCGGAAGAACTGGACGAGGTGGCGGCCTGCGGCGCCGATGGGATAGGTCTCTACCGCACGGAATTTCTTTATTTCAATCGCGTCACACCACCTGACGAGGAAGAGCAGTATGCCGTTTACCGCAGCGTGGCGGAGAAGATCAATCCACAGCCAGTCATCATCCGGACCCTCGACATCGGAGGGGATAAACCGACGGATTGCCTGGACCTCGCTCTTGAGCAGAACCCTTTCCTAGGTTGTCGAGCCATCCGCTTCTGCCTGAACAATCCCGAAATCTTCAAAACCCAGCTGCGCGCCATCCTGCGGGCTGGCATCCATGGAAACCTCAAGATGATGTTTCCCATGATCTCGGGCATCGAGGAGCTGTTCCATGCCAAGGCGCTTCTTGCCGAAGCAGCACAAGAACTTAGTGAGCAAGGAGTGCCCCACAAGAAGGACATCGAGCTAGGCATCATGATCGAAGTGCCCAGCGCTGCCCTCATGGCTGATGTGCTGGCCCGCGAGGTCAAGTTCTTCAGCATCGGAACCAATGACCTCCTCCAGTACCTCATGGCCGTCGATCGCGGCAACGAGAGGATTGCCCATCTCCACGACCCCTCGAACCCCGCCGTCGTCCGTATCCTTAAAACCATCGTGGACGGCGCCCATGCCGCAGGCATTTGGGTTGGAGTCTGCGGGGAACTGGCAGGCGACATCGAATTCACCCCTCTGCTCATTGGTCTTGGGATCGATGAACTCAGCGCCAGTGCCGTTCTCGTCCCACGCGTCAAAAAGGCGATCCGCAGTCTGGATGTGACTGCGTGCCGGGAAATCGTGGAGCGAGCGCTTTCCGGCGAACGGGCCGCTGAGATTTATGCCCGTACAACGGGGCTGGCACGGATGCGTTATCCCGATTTATTTTAG